The DNA segment TTAAATATTGTATTGCAACAAATGCAAACTCTGAATATGCTAGAAAAATGTTAAATCATTTAGAAATTGAAAACTATTTTTCTTCAATTGTAGGATACAACGATGTTGAAAAACCAAAACCAAATCCTGATATGGTAAATATATTATTAGATAAATATAGTATAAAAAAACAAAATGCTCAACTTGTAGGTGATTCAAATAAAGATATCATGGCTGCAACAAATGCAGGTATTGAAGGTATTCTAGTAAATTGGGGATTCTCAAATTATAACGATGCTTTAAACAGTGTTGAAGAATTAGAGAAAAAAATCATCGAAAAGTTTTATAATATAATAGGTAAACAATAAGCCGCGTTTTGTCAAGGACAATAATTTATCTAGGCGTTAAATCACTTTAACGCTCTTGCGAAGACCAAAAAATGTGAAGTAAATACCAGATCTTCTTGCTGCAGGTTGGGTTTACAAAGCCAAAAAAGTTACTTTTTTTGCTGGTGAGCTCTTACCTCACCGTTTCACCATCACCAATAAAATTGGCTGTCTACTCTCTGTTGCACTATCCCTTAGATTACTCTAGCCATTATTTAAATGGAACCACACTTCACAGCAGCCCGGACTTTCCTCTTGAAATATCAAGCTATTGTCTTGTTTACCTAAGCTAAAATTATAGCTACTTTTTCTTAAACTACTTTTTACTTTCTAATAACATCATAATTGCTAGGAATTATAAATTTAAATATTTCATCAGAAATTTCACCATTTTGAACAATATTTAAGAAATTAATTGCAACCTGATTATCTAACTCATCTTTGTATGTAATTTTTGAAACTTTATCAGCACTTGCTTTGATATTATATTTTATTCCATTTATTGTAGAAACATAATTTTCATTATCAATTTTTTTTGCTTCATTTAAAAGTTTAATAATATTAATTTCATTATCAAGTTTTGTAAAAATAGCTTGCTCTAACTCAGGTTCATCTACAATAGCCATATTATTATCAATGTATACATTCTTTTTAATTGGTGTTTCATATTGCCATAATATTTTTCCACTTTTTTTGATAAAAACCTTACCGTTGTACTCAATAACGCTTTTTGAATCAGATGTTATAGTCTGTTTAAAATTTCCAAAAAAACTATCCAAATTTT comes from the Aliarcobacter cibarius genome and includes:
- the lolA gene encoding LolA-like outer membrane lipoprotein chaperone, translating into MFYRVFFVFSFLALALLNASDIKNLDSFFGNFKQTITSDSKSVIEYNGKVFIKKSGKILWQYETPIKKNVYIDNNMAIVDEPELEQAIFTKLDNEINIIKLLNEAKKIDNENYVSTINGIKYNIKASADKVSKITYKDELDNQVAINFLNIVQNGEISDEIFKFIIPSNYDVIRK